One part of the Pseudoalteromonas piscicida genome encodes these proteins:
- a CDS encoding YebC/PmpR family DNA-binding transcriptional regulator, which produces MGRAFEVRKNAMAKTAAAKTKVNSKYGKEIYVVAKNGGADPETNLSLRRLIDKAKKDQVPAHVIDKAIEKAAGGAGEDYTPARYEGYGPGNSMIIVDCLTDNMNRTIKDVRLPFTKTGSNLGNPGCVAHMFDHFAILGFAGDDDESVLEALMMADVDVTDVEVEDGQVSVFAPHTEYFKAKTALTEAFEGITFEVDEITWVPQTHVEIEDPEAIETFEKLINMLEDVDDVQNVYHNAIVKR; this is translated from the coding sequence ATGGGCAGAGCATTTGAAGTCCGCAAAAACGCCATGGCAAAAACGGCGGCGGCAAAAACAAAAGTAAACTCAAAATACGGAAAAGAGATTTACGTTGTTGCTAAAAATGGCGGCGCAGATCCTGAAACGAACTTGTCACTACGTCGATTAATCGACAAGGCAAAGAAAGATCAAGTTCCTGCACACGTTATTGATAAAGCAATCGAAAAAGCGGCAGGCGGTGCAGGTGAAGATTACACGCCTGCGCGTTACGAGGGTTACGGTCCAGGCAACAGCATGATCATCGTTGACTGTTTAACAGACAACATGAACCGTACTATCAAAGATGTTCGCTTACCGTTTACCAAAACTGGTTCAAACTTAGGTAACCCAGGTTGTGTGGCGCATATGTTTGACCACTTTGCAATCTTAGGATTTGCAGGTGATGACGACGAGTCAGTTTTGGAAGCGCTAATGATGGCTGATGTTGATGTTACTGACGTAGAAGTTGAAGACGGCCAAGTTTCTGTTTTCGCACCTCACACTGAATACTTCAAGGCGAAAACTGCACTGACAGAAGCGTTTGAGGGGATCACGTTTGAGGTAGACGAAATCACTTGGGTGCCGCAAACTCACGTAGAAATCGAAGATCCAGAAGCAATCGAGACATTCGAAAAGCTAATCAACATGCTTGAAGATGTGGATGACGTACAAAACGTTTACCACAATGCGATTGTCAAAAGATAA
- a CDS encoding EF-hand domain-containing protein, whose protein sequence is MKNVLAALSIAGLSMVSASALAGDDFAKLDTDGNGSISVTEASVSASLSEQFADLDANADGELSKSEYANYEG, encoded by the coding sequence ATGAAAAACGTATTAGCAGCACTATCAATCGCAGGTTTATCAATGGTTTCAGCGTCAGCACTCGCTGGTGATGACTTCGCAAAATTGGATACTGATGGCAATGGTTCAATCAGTGTAACTGAAGCGAGCGTAAGCGCGTCATTGAGCGAGCAGTTCGCGGATTTAGACGCTAATGCCGATGGCGAACTAAGCAAGTCTGAATACGCAAATTACGAAGGCTAA
- a CDS encoding SH3 domain-containing protein, producing MENKQLDIEYRVIKEHINEFPTPITFKQGARLNVGEEYEGEEGWDNWFFCETEGQVSGWVPAQVFRLVNPKQGVALMDYTAQELSVVQDEHLLGHNQLNGWVWCSSKKSELQGWVPLRNLTQI from the coding sequence TTGGAAAATAAGCAGTTAGATATCGAATATCGAGTAATCAAGGAACATATCAATGAGTTTCCGACCCCCATCACGTTTAAACAAGGCGCCAGATTGAACGTTGGTGAAGAATATGAAGGCGAAGAGGGGTGGGACAATTGGTTTTTCTGTGAAACTGAGGGGCAAGTGTCTGGTTGGGTACCTGCTCAAGTATTTCGCTTAGTCAATCCCAAACAAGGTGTTGCATTAATGGACTATACCGCTCAGGAACTATCGGTAGTTCAAGATGAACACCTGTTGGGGCATAACCAACTCAATGGTTGGGTGTGGTGTTCAAGTAAAAAGTCTGAGCTGCAAGGTTGGGTACCGCTTCGTAATCTAACACAAATTTAG
- a CDS encoding EF-hand domain-containing protein, with the protein MKNVLAALSIAGLSMVSASAFAGGDFEKLDTDGNGSISVTEASVSTSLTEQFADLDTNADGELSKSEYANYEG; encoded by the coding sequence ATGAAAAACGTACTAGCAGCACTATCTATCGCAGGTTTATCAATGGTTTCAGCATCAGCATTTGCTGGTGGCGATTTCGAAAAACTAGATACTGATGGCAACGGTTCAATCAGCGTTACTGAAGCAAGCGTAAGCACTTCGTTAACTGAACAGTTTGCAGACTTAGACACGAACGCCGATGGCGAGCTAAGCAAATCTGAGTACGCGAACTACGAAGGTTAA
- a CDS encoding GNAT family N-acetyltransferase: MQIVALDASVPSLDTLIVEIDALMNSLYPAESNQLSALQELCSPTAHFIGIIQHGEIIACGAIVEKHHDCLYGELKRLYVKPNHRGLGLSKAILSELIAFADNRQYPLIRLETGVKQPEALRLYAQFGFIERKEFGDYKSDPLSVYMELKLGK; this comes from the coding sequence ATGCAAATCGTTGCACTTGATGCGAGTGTTCCATCGCTTGATACATTAATAGTAGAAATTGATGCGCTGATGAACTCGCTATACCCCGCTGAAAGCAACCAGCTATCGGCATTGCAAGAGTTATGTTCACCTACTGCGCATTTTATTGGCATTATCCAGCATGGCGAGATCATTGCTTGCGGCGCAATCGTCGAAAAGCATCATGATTGTCTCTATGGTGAGTTGAAAAGACTTTATGTAAAGCCAAATCATCGCGGTCTTGGTTTATCAAAAGCAATCTTGTCCGAGTTAATCGCTTTTGCAGATAATCGTCAATATCCACTGATACGGTTAGAAACCGGAGTTAAGCAACCAGAAGCCCTCCGGTTATATGCGCAGTTTGGTTTTATCGAAAGAAAAGAATTTGGTGATTACAAATCGGATCCGCTGTCTGTCTACATGGAATTAAAACTTGGAAAATAA
- a CDS encoding EF-hand domain-containing protein: MKKLATAITAATVLFAGSAMAAEFNDFDLDKDGFISKSEASLSESLASIFDKLDSDGDGKLSEKEFNQ; the protein is encoded by the coding sequence ATGAAAAAGTTAGCAACAGCAATTACAGCCGCCACAGTACTTTTTGCCGGCTCAGCAATGGCAGCAGAATTTAACGATTTTGATTTAGACAAAGATGGTTTTATCTCTAAAAGCGAAGCGTCACTGTCAGAATCTCTTGCTTCAATCTTTGATAAGCTAGACAGCGACGGAGATGGCAAACTGTCTGAGAAAGAATTTAATCAGTAA
- a CDS encoding EF-hand domain-containing protein, with protein MKTLAIALSAAVLSFASVGAHANSEFDKYDVDGDGYISLGESKANPNLMAQFKDLDADQDGQLSQSEFDNFEG; from the coding sequence ATGAAAACTTTAGCAATCGCACTATCAGCAGCTGTACTTTCTTTCGCATCAGTAGGTGCTCACGCAAACTCTGAGTTTGATAAATACGATGTTGATGGAGATGGTTACATCTCACTAGGCGAATCAAAAGCAAATCCAAATTTGATGGCGCAGTTTAAAGATCTTGACGCCGACCAAGACGGCCAATTAAGCCAGTCTGAGTTTGATAACTTTGAAGGCTAA
- a CDS encoding crotonobetainyl-CoA--carnitine CoA-transferase, protein MKLRTVCATTIGVLVSTMALAATLSFQDVDKDKDGQISQQEASVSSTLLGQFEKLDADKNGQLSASEFSNFKG, encoded by the coding sequence ATGAAACTTAGAACGGTATGTGCAACGACCATAGGTGTATTGGTGAGTACGATGGCACTGGCAGCAACCTTATCATTTCAAGATGTAGACAAGGATAAAGACGGGCAGATCAGCCAGCAAGAAGCATCAGTATCATCAACATTACTTGGTCAGTTCGAGAAGCTAGATGCAGACAAAAATGGTCAGCTAAGCGCTTCTGAATTCTCTAACTTTAAAGGCTAG
- a CDS encoding EF-hand domain-containing protein — protein MKNVLIALSITGLTLASANTIAGEDFASYDTDGNGAISMSEAKVNTALIEQFKDLDVNADGELNETEFSNFKG, from the coding sequence ATGAAAAATGTACTTATCGCACTATCAATCACGGGTTTAACATTAGCTTCAGCAAATACTATCGCTGGTGAAGATTTCGCAAGCTATGACACAGATGGCAACGGTGCTATTAGCATGAGCGAAGCAAAAGTAAATACAGCGCTTATTGAGCAGTTTAAAGACCTAGATGTAAACGCTGACGGAGAACTAAACGAAACTGAGTTCTCTAACTTTAAAGGTTAA
- a CDS encoding EF-hand domain-containing protein: MKNVLAALSIAGLTFASASALAGEDFTKYDTDGNGTISMTEAKVNQSLAEQFTQLDSNADGELSESEFANFQG; encoded by the coding sequence ATGAAAAACGTATTAGCAGCACTTTCAATTGCAGGTTTAACATTCGCTTCAGCTTCTGCATTAGCTGGTGAAGATTTCACTAAATATGATACTGACGGTAACGGCACCATCAGCATGACTGAGGCAAAAGTAAATCAGTCGCTTGCAGAGCAATTTACGCAACTAGACAGCAATGCCGACGGTGAGTTAAGCGAGTCTGAATTCGCAAACTTCCAGGGCTAG